The window GGTTTCCTGCGTCGATGGCAGGAACGCCGAGAGCGCCCTCAGTAATGCGTTGGCCCTGACCATGTCGACATCATGCGCACTTAACGCCGCAATGTGCTCGGCAAGTGCCGGAGCCGTAAAGACCCGCGAGCTTGTGTCCTCGAGCGCGAAGAATCGATCGGCGTCTATTTTCAGCAAGCACGAATCGCCGATATACAGCACCTTGTATCGCACATCGGACGACGCAGCGGCGCAGGAATGCACTTCGAACGGCGGGATCAGGAACAGGTCGCCTTGCCGAGCCTTGTATTCATGGCTGCCAGAGCGAAAACTGCATGTACCTTCCAGAATTGCGCCAATAGACCACGCGTCATGGAAGTGACCATCCAATCCATGTGGCCCCATTCTGGCGCTAACCACTTCGACATCATACTGCGGCGCCATTGTCCATTCGGTGATGTGCTTATCGCTCTTGCTCACGATCCATTCATCCCGCGGTAGAGGTGCCAGTATGCCACGGCGTATGCTGTCCGCACCTTTTCGATAGATCAATTGATCGCGGCACAGCGGTCCCTTCGTAACTATCAGTCATACCTGTTGCCGGCTGCGGGCGGCCGGAGCCTGAAGGCTGGACAGGTAGACGCGACCGCCGGCCACCATGTATTTGTCCTCGAACGAGACGGAGCGAAAACTGCCGACGACTGTTCCAATAGGCGTTCAGCCGTAGCGCCGCGCCGCCTCGACCGCCAGCCCGGCGCCGATGCTGCCGTACAGATCGCCCTCGACGCTGCGCGCGCCCGGCAGCTCGGCGGCGATGCGCGCGCGCAGCTGCGGCACCGCGCTGCCGCCGCCGGTGAAATAGATCGTGTCGACCTGCTCGCGCCGCACGCCCGCCTCGTCGAGCAGCGCACGCACGCAGGCCGCGACGCGGTCGACCAGCGACAGCGTCGCGCGGACGAAATCGGCGTCGGTGATCGTGTGGGCGAGCGCCGCCTCCAGCCGTTCCAGGTTCATCGTCGCGACGGGTGCCGCCGATAGATCGATCTTCGCCTGCTCCACCTGCAGCGCGAGCCAGTGCCCTTCGCGCTGGCTGATGAGCTTCGCGAGGCGGTCGAGCTCGGCGCGGGCTGCCGCGTCGCGATACACGTTCTGCAGGTCCGCCCACGCCTGCCGTGTGTAGGCGAAGTTGATCGTGTGCCAGGTCGCGAG is drawn from Azoarcus sp. DN11 and contains these coding sequences:
- a CDS encoding AraC family transcriptional regulator; amino-acid sequence: MSKSDKHITEWTMAPQYDVEVVSARMGPHGLDGHFHDAWSIGAILEGTCSFRSGSHEYKARQGDLFLIPPFEVHSCAAASSDVRYKVLYIGDSCLLKIDADRFFALEDTSSRVFTAPALAEHIAALSAHDVDMVRANALLRALSAFLPSTQETCVRERELHPLQNAMHQLWQSDVEVGELVERSPHSRWHTLRTFRSQTGLSPSAYLRQLRALKARFQLNQQRASLSDLALLLHFADQAHFTRTFKAVFGVTPGRLRNVIMRR